A window from Triplophysa dalaica isolate WHDGS20190420 chromosome 3, ASM1584641v1, whole genome shotgun sequence encodes these proteins:
- the LOC130418476 gene encoding uncharacterized protein LOC130418476 isoform X1 has product MSRDASQTRTSSRSGFDGTPAGDADGEDDARSAPSSVLWEKRIEQSIFVDISDDDSLHFSDLQDAFTVHLSQGSGAPGSPQFTDVTEKGSTESTESISSECVEDMNKSRMTPILRSAVKAVVERHEDDAINTSDEEHEELPYDGAHTNNKTVPDVHATYSNGSEIFAIMSVKETSNHKATKDVSPPLAVCHISDFLLRHFSQEELLNSSRMIEAETLPEISLMDSMDESVLSRVISHAPQINSEERETIQNKIQEPNSTTTKSHGLLNVTVSEDDMEEAANNCSNTNISNVSNSSYKPENMFFQDTASSRGSDVVSAGEDVHPKKSFSASSLDLSKADAPKVSFSRTRSFSDMKYGQGQVHYPLPDFSKVAPKVKIPKGNVSVKPISHSQSPALARVHSSPVILGKNTSSATADIISRVLEDSHIVFSDKEEQSGLAHQFQAEYDRLLAKYTDTENLIGQVRLTRNQQIHASSEPSVSINWSETTTNNDNVSKLTAKTPQAPTAGLGEEQCCLVQNSLTVQTEPQTLTDGERLTSDLREIISSFVHKVDEFKTCVNTMSMNVQEQQMILKSMMEAQDQLERNYLTKREEHRALEMQNYMGLARNTGEFDPDREVEGHIFRIGMQLEDIKEQIDRNICHLFNLPPSSPTPSPPPCKESSLASPHPSLHEESLFCNSTMRKNMENEEDEDFEVGDENNQGESSYILQCTFTTPTPGTSNEEDSLTTTGEEDFYEEFLTQGCPAALKQKPTYDRCEEKTAPGEGSFSSEGLHYTGPSAEPTKDKTQRFVRPEIDSGFGSTDISRPTTGLSHTSPDALSSSALSDDVISVASISASDSDASYSNERTTISVATRPVQPTVNNIDYEELHTTASDSNYITQNAALKFNKWGKASMPGGMSSHENTIEGGGPVHLGKNNAAYETPNRDRHLSSHCSCHNSEVILALQYEVSLLKRALEESLSYLPHMSRRADCLTSRSPSENRHRTQTHGSNSRRVKTDTSLRRTEDWISSDMEPSNSKEVEDSDQTLSFQRAFSPPHEQTHGRLSSLSDRRSRDTRSPSKASVQSTSQFDPSRSHQRASTGLSTNNKSADTRPIYKSPTHRQAMGNLGNTFINSKKSASLFTAHPSHKTLLQVNYGSSSSLPAGFKVRDQESKQPVSSRRRSTQSDSALLPSNVFFQRMSPRTPGRRHYKSREESMHKTLDKALQAAFLMKQTTDRMADALSGDLAKAQLQKKLYGMHPLRSRTRNCDLLSTCSSQANRKL; this is encoded by the exons ATGAGCAGAGACGCAAGCCAGACGCGCACGAGCTCACGGAGCGGGTTTGATGGGACGCCTGCTGGAGACGCGGACGGTGAGGATGACGCTCGCAGCGCACCTTCATCTGTGCTGTGGGAAAAACGCATCGAGCAGAGTATATTTGTGGATATTAGTGATGATGACAGCCTGCATTTCAGTGATTTGCAGGACGCCTTTACTGTTCATCTCTCGCAGGGGTCAGGTGCACCCGGAAGCCCACAATTCACAG ATGTGACTGAAAAGGGCTCCACAGAGAGTACAGAATCGATCAGCAGTGAGTGTGTAGAGGATATGAATAAGTCAAGAATGACCCCAATTCTCAGATCTGCAGTAAAGGCAGTTGTTGAAAGACATGAGGATGATGCAATCAACACCAGCGATGAAGAACACGAGGAGCTCCCGTACGACGGTGCACACACCAATAACAAAACAGTCCCCGACGTCCATGCAACCTATTCAAATGGGTCTGAAATATTTGCTATAATGTCTGTTAAAGAAACATCCAATCACAAAGCAACAAAAGATGTGTCTCCTCCCTTAGCCGTGTGCCACATTTCTGACTTCCTGCTCAGACACTTCTCCCAGGAGGAGCTTCTCAACTCAAGCAGGATGATTGAAGCAGAGACCCTACCAGAAATCTCTCTGATGGACAGCATGGATGAATCGGTGTTGAGTCGAGTAATTTCTCACGCTCCACAGATAAACTCAGAAGAGAGGGAAACGATTCAGAACAAAATACAGGAACCTAATTCCACAACAACTAAAAGTCATGGATTGCTCAATGTTACTGTTTCAGAAGACGATATGGAAGAAGCAGCAAACAACTGTAGcaatacaaacatttcaaatgtgtcAAACTCATCTTACAAGcctgaaaatatgttttttcaggACACAGCTTCCAGTCGAGGGAGTGATGTGGTGTCCGCTGGTGAAGATGTTCATCCTAAGAAGAGCTTCAGTGCCAGCTCTCTAGATCTGTCTAAAGCAGATGCACCCAAAGTGTCCTTCAGCAGAACCCGGTCCTTCAGTGATATGAAATATGGACAGGGACAGGTGCATTACCCCTTACCTGACTTCTCTAAAGTGGCACCTAAAGTCAAAATACCTAAAGGTAATGTAAGCGTTAAACCCATCAGTCACAGTCAGTCACCAGCTTTAGCACGAGTCCACTCCTCCCCGGTAATTCTGGGTAAAAACACCTCCTCAGCCACAGCTGACATCATCAGCAGGGTTTTAGAGGACTCACACATTGTGTTCTCGGATAAGGAAGAACAATCTGGACTAGCACATCAATTTCAG GCTGAGTATGACAGGTTACTCGCTaaatacacagacacagaaaatCTTATCGGCCAGGTAAGACTAACCAGGAATCAA CAGATTCATGCTTCCAGTGAGCCTTCTGTGTCTATTAACTGGAGTGAGACAACTACTAACAATGACAACGTCAGCAAACTGACAGCAAAGACCCCACAGGCACCAACTGCAG GTTTAGGTGAGGAGCAGTGCTGTCTGGTGCAGAACTCTCTTACTGTACAGACAGAACCTCAGACACTGACAGACGGGGAAAGACTGACTTCTGACCTTAGAGAAATAATCAGCTCATTTGTACACAAG GTGGATGAATTCAAAACATGTGTCAACACCATGTCAATGAATGTGCAGGAGCAACAGATG ATACTGAAAAGCATGATGGAGGCCCAGGACCAGTTGGAGAGGAATTACCTCACAAAAAGGGAAGAGCATCGTGCTCTTGAAATGCAAAACTACATGGGACTGGCCAGAAACACAGGAGAGTTTGATCCTGACAG GGAGGTGGAGGGGCATATTTTCAGGATAGGGATGCAACTGGAGGACATAAAAGAACAGATCGACAGAAACATCTGCCATCTTTTCAATCTTCCTCCATCATCGCCCACTCCCTCTCCTCCACCTTGTAAAGAAAGCTCCCTCGCATCACCCCATCCATCACTGCATGAG GAATCACTTTTCTGCAACTCCACCATGAGAAAAAACATGGAGAATGAAGAAGATGAGGATTTTGAAGTGGGCGATGAAAATAACCAAGGCGAAAGCAGCTATATTTTACA GTGTACCTTCACCACTCCAACACCTGGAACTAGCAATGAAGAAGACAGCCTGACGACAACAGGAGAAGAAGACTTCTATGAGGAATTTCTGACACAGGGGTGTCCAGCTGCATTAAAGCAAAAGCCGACATATGACAG ATGTGAGGAGAAGACTGCACCAGGTGAAGGGTCCTTCTCAAGTGAAGGACTTCATTATACAGGACCCTCTGCTGAGCCAACCAAAGACAAAACACAG aGATTTGTGAGACCAGAAATTGACAGTGGCTTTGGCAGTACGGACATAAGCCGGCCCACCACAGGACTCTCCCACACATCCCCTGATGCTTTAAG TTCTTCTGCATtatctgatgatgtcatcagcgTGGCCAGTATAAGTGCTTCTGACAGCGATGCCTCATATTCCAATGAACGAACAACTATATCTGTAGCAACACGGCCTGTACAGCCTACAGTGAACAACATTGATTATGAAGAGCTGCACACAACCGCCTCTGATAGCAACTACATTACCCAGAATGCAGCATTAAAATTTAATAAATGGGGAAAAGCATCAATGCCTGGTGGCATGTCCAGTCATGAGAACACGATTGAGGGAGGAGGACCCGTTCACCTGGGAAAGAACAATGCTGCATATGAGACACCAAACAGAGACAGACATTTATCATCACACTGTTCATGTCACAA TAGTGAGGTTATCCTTGCACTCCAGTACGAGGTTTCCCTCCTCAAGAGGGCGCTAGAGGAGAGTCTTAGTTACCTACCTCACATGAGCAGGCGGGCTGATTGCCTGACCAGCAGGTCTCCTTCGGAGAATAGGCATAGAACACAAACCCATGGCTCCAACAG CAGACGCGTGAAGACAGACACAAGCCTTCGGAGGACTGAGGACTGGATCTCTTCTGATATGGAGCCCAGTAACAGTAAAG AAGTTGAAGATTCAGACCAAACATTGAGTTTCCAGAGAGCCTTCAGTCCACCTCATGAACAAACACACGGCCGCCTCAGCTCTCTCTCTGACAGAAGATCACGTGACACCAGGTCCCCATCCAAGG CCTCAGTACAAAGCACATCTCAGTTTGACCCGTCCAGAAGTCATCAGAGGGCGAGCACTGGGCTATCCACCAACAACAAAAGTGCAGACACCAGGCCAATTTACAAAAGTCCCACCCATAGACAAGCAA TGGGAAACCTGGGGAATACCTTTATAAACAGCAAAAAATCTGCCTCACTTTTTACTGCTCATCCTTCCCATAAAACTCTGCTGCAGGTCAACTATGGATCCTCCAGTAGTCTACCTGCTGG GTTTAAAGTGAGGGATCAGGAGTCAAAACAGCCTGTGTCCAGCAGGAGACGCTCTACACAATCTGACTCAGCACTGCTGCCCAGTAACGTCTTCTTTCAGCGAATGTCGCCGCGAACCCCTGGAAGGAGACATTACAAGAGCAGG GAGGAATCAATGCATAAGACTTTAGACAAGGCCTTGCAGGCGGCTTTTCTGATGAAGCAGACAACAGACAGGATGGCTGACGCGCTCTCTGGTGACCTGGCAAAAGCTCAGCTCCAGAAAAAGTTATATGGCATGCATCCTCTAAGAAGCAGAACAAGAAACTGTGATTTACTCTCTACCTGCAGTTCTCAAGCAAACAGAAAATTATAA
- the LOC130418476 gene encoding uncharacterized protein LOC130418476 isoform X2: MSRDASQTRTSSRSGFDGTPAGDADGEDDARSAPSSVLWEKRIEQSIFVDISDDDSLHFSDLQDAFTVHLSQGSGAPGSPQFTDVTEKGSTESTESISSECVEDMNKSRMTPILRSAVKAVVERHEDDAINTSDEEHEELPYDGAHTNNKTVPDVHATYSNGSEIFAIMSVKETSNHKATKDVSPPLAVCHISDFLLRHFSQEELLNSSRMIEAETLPEISLMDSMDESVLSRVISHAPQINSEERETIQNKIQEPNSTTTKSHGLLNVTVSEDDMEEAANNCSNTNISNVSNSSYKPENMFFQDTASSRGSDVVSAGEDVHPKKSFSASSLDLSKADAPKVSFSRTRSFSDMKYGQGQVHYPLPDFSKVAPKVKIPKGNVSVKPISHSQSPALARVHSSPVILGKNTSSATADIISRVLEDSHIVFSDKEEQSGLAHQFQAEYDRLLAKYTDTENLIGQVRLTRNQQIHASSEPSVSINWSETTTNNDNVSKLTAKTPQAPTAGLGEEQCCLVQNSLTVQTEPQTLTDGERLTSDLREIISSFVHKVDEFKTCVNTMSMNVQEQQMILKSMMEAQDQLERNYLTKREEHRALEMQNYMGLARNTGEFDPDREVEGHIFRIGMQLEDIKEQIDRNICHLFNLPPSSPTPSPPPCKESSLASPHPSLHEESLFCNSTMRKNMENEEDEDFEVGDENNQGESSYILQCTFTTPTPGTSNEEDSLTTTGEEDFYEEFLTQGCPAALKQKPTYDRCEEKTAPGEGSFSSEGLHYTGPSAEPTKDKTQRFVRPEIDSGFGSTDISRPTTGLSHTSPDALSSSALSDDVISVASISASDSDASYSNERTTISVATRPVQPTVNNIDYEELHTTASDSNYITQNAALKFNKWGKASMPGGMSSHENTIEGGGPVHLGKNNAAYETPNRDRHLSSHCSCHNSEVILALQYEVSLLKRALEESLSYLPHMSRRADCLTSRSPSENRHRTQTHGSNRRVKTDTSLRRTEDWISSDMEPSNSKEVEDSDQTLSFQRAFSPPHEQTHGRLSSLSDRRSRDTRSPSKASVQSTSQFDPSRSHQRASTGLSTNNKSADTRPIYKSPTHRQAMGNLGNTFINSKKSASLFTAHPSHKTLLQVNYGSSSSLPAGFKVRDQESKQPVSSRRRSTQSDSALLPSNVFFQRMSPRTPGRRHYKSREESMHKTLDKALQAAFLMKQTTDRMADALSGDLAKAQLQKKLYGMHPLRSRTRNCDLLSTCSSQANRKL; this comes from the exons ATGAGCAGAGACGCAAGCCAGACGCGCACGAGCTCACGGAGCGGGTTTGATGGGACGCCTGCTGGAGACGCGGACGGTGAGGATGACGCTCGCAGCGCACCTTCATCTGTGCTGTGGGAAAAACGCATCGAGCAGAGTATATTTGTGGATATTAGTGATGATGACAGCCTGCATTTCAGTGATTTGCAGGACGCCTTTACTGTTCATCTCTCGCAGGGGTCAGGTGCACCCGGAAGCCCACAATTCACAG ATGTGACTGAAAAGGGCTCCACAGAGAGTACAGAATCGATCAGCAGTGAGTGTGTAGAGGATATGAATAAGTCAAGAATGACCCCAATTCTCAGATCTGCAGTAAAGGCAGTTGTTGAAAGACATGAGGATGATGCAATCAACACCAGCGATGAAGAACACGAGGAGCTCCCGTACGACGGTGCACACACCAATAACAAAACAGTCCCCGACGTCCATGCAACCTATTCAAATGGGTCTGAAATATTTGCTATAATGTCTGTTAAAGAAACATCCAATCACAAAGCAACAAAAGATGTGTCTCCTCCCTTAGCCGTGTGCCACATTTCTGACTTCCTGCTCAGACACTTCTCCCAGGAGGAGCTTCTCAACTCAAGCAGGATGATTGAAGCAGAGACCCTACCAGAAATCTCTCTGATGGACAGCATGGATGAATCGGTGTTGAGTCGAGTAATTTCTCACGCTCCACAGATAAACTCAGAAGAGAGGGAAACGATTCAGAACAAAATACAGGAACCTAATTCCACAACAACTAAAAGTCATGGATTGCTCAATGTTACTGTTTCAGAAGACGATATGGAAGAAGCAGCAAACAACTGTAGcaatacaaacatttcaaatgtgtcAAACTCATCTTACAAGcctgaaaatatgttttttcaggACACAGCTTCCAGTCGAGGGAGTGATGTGGTGTCCGCTGGTGAAGATGTTCATCCTAAGAAGAGCTTCAGTGCCAGCTCTCTAGATCTGTCTAAAGCAGATGCACCCAAAGTGTCCTTCAGCAGAACCCGGTCCTTCAGTGATATGAAATATGGACAGGGACAGGTGCATTACCCCTTACCTGACTTCTCTAAAGTGGCACCTAAAGTCAAAATACCTAAAGGTAATGTAAGCGTTAAACCCATCAGTCACAGTCAGTCACCAGCTTTAGCACGAGTCCACTCCTCCCCGGTAATTCTGGGTAAAAACACCTCCTCAGCCACAGCTGACATCATCAGCAGGGTTTTAGAGGACTCACACATTGTGTTCTCGGATAAGGAAGAACAATCTGGACTAGCACATCAATTTCAG GCTGAGTATGACAGGTTACTCGCTaaatacacagacacagaaaatCTTATCGGCCAGGTAAGACTAACCAGGAATCAA CAGATTCATGCTTCCAGTGAGCCTTCTGTGTCTATTAACTGGAGTGAGACAACTACTAACAATGACAACGTCAGCAAACTGACAGCAAAGACCCCACAGGCACCAACTGCAG GTTTAGGTGAGGAGCAGTGCTGTCTGGTGCAGAACTCTCTTACTGTACAGACAGAACCTCAGACACTGACAGACGGGGAAAGACTGACTTCTGACCTTAGAGAAATAATCAGCTCATTTGTACACAAG GTGGATGAATTCAAAACATGTGTCAACACCATGTCAATGAATGTGCAGGAGCAACAGATG ATACTGAAAAGCATGATGGAGGCCCAGGACCAGTTGGAGAGGAATTACCTCACAAAAAGGGAAGAGCATCGTGCTCTTGAAATGCAAAACTACATGGGACTGGCCAGAAACACAGGAGAGTTTGATCCTGACAG GGAGGTGGAGGGGCATATTTTCAGGATAGGGATGCAACTGGAGGACATAAAAGAACAGATCGACAGAAACATCTGCCATCTTTTCAATCTTCCTCCATCATCGCCCACTCCCTCTCCTCCACCTTGTAAAGAAAGCTCCCTCGCATCACCCCATCCATCACTGCATGAG GAATCACTTTTCTGCAACTCCACCATGAGAAAAAACATGGAGAATGAAGAAGATGAGGATTTTGAAGTGGGCGATGAAAATAACCAAGGCGAAAGCAGCTATATTTTACA GTGTACCTTCACCACTCCAACACCTGGAACTAGCAATGAAGAAGACAGCCTGACGACAACAGGAGAAGAAGACTTCTATGAGGAATTTCTGACACAGGGGTGTCCAGCTGCATTAAAGCAAAAGCCGACATATGACAG ATGTGAGGAGAAGACTGCACCAGGTGAAGGGTCCTTCTCAAGTGAAGGACTTCATTATACAGGACCCTCTGCTGAGCCAACCAAAGACAAAACACAG aGATTTGTGAGACCAGAAATTGACAGTGGCTTTGGCAGTACGGACATAAGCCGGCCCACCACAGGACTCTCCCACACATCCCCTGATGCTTTAAG TTCTTCTGCATtatctgatgatgtcatcagcgTGGCCAGTATAAGTGCTTCTGACAGCGATGCCTCATATTCCAATGAACGAACAACTATATCTGTAGCAACACGGCCTGTACAGCCTACAGTGAACAACATTGATTATGAAGAGCTGCACACAACCGCCTCTGATAGCAACTACATTACCCAGAATGCAGCATTAAAATTTAATAAATGGGGAAAAGCATCAATGCCTGGTGGCATGTCCAGTCATGAGAACACGATTGAGGGAGGAGGACCCGTTCACCTGGGAAAGAACAATGCTGCATATGAGACACCAAACAGAGACAGACATTTATCATCACACTGTTCATGTCACAA TAGTGAGGTTATCCTTGCACTCCAGTACGAGGTTTCCCTCCTCAAGAGGGCGCTAGAGGAGAGTCTTAGTTACCTACCTCACATGAGCAGGCGGGCTGATTGCCTGACCAGCAGGTCTCCTTCGGAGAATAGGCATAGAACACAAACCCATGGCTCCAACAG ACGCGTGAAGACAGACACAAGCCTTCGGAGGACTGAGGACTGGATCTCTTCTGATATGGAGCCCAGTAACAGTAAAG AAGTTGAAGATTCAGACCAAACATTGAGTTTCCAGAGAGCCTTCAGTCCACCTCATGAACAAACACACGGCCGCCTCAGCTCTCTCTCTGACAGAAGATCACGTGACACCAGGTCCCCATCCAAGG CCTCAGTACAAAGCACATCTCAGTTTGACCCGTCCAGAAGTCATCAGAGGGCGAGCACTGGGCTATCCACCAACAACAAAAGTGCAGACACCAGGCCAATTTACAAAAGTCCCACCCATAGACAAGCAA TGGGAAACCTGGGGAATACCTTTATAAACAGCAAAAAATCTGCCTCACTTTTTACTGCTCATCCTTCCCATAAAACTCTGCTGCAGGTCAACTATGGATCCTCCAGTAGTCTACCTGCTGG GTTTAAAGTGAGGGATCAGGAGTCAAAACAGCCTGTGTCCAGCAGGAGACGCTCTACACAATCTGACTCAGCACTGCTGCCCAGTAACGTCTTCTTTCAGCGAATGTCGCCGCGAACCCCTGGAAGGAGACATTACAAGAGCAGG GAGGAATCAATGCATAAGACTTTAGACAAGGCCTTGCAGGCGGCTTTTCTGATGAAGCAGACAACAGACAGGATGGCTGACGCGCTCTCTGGTGACCTGGCAAAAGCTCAGCTCCAGAAAAAGTTATATGGCATGCATCCTCTAAGAAGCAGAACAAGAAACTGTGATTTACTCTCTACCTGCAGTTCTCAAGCAAACAGAAAATTATAA
- the LOC130418476 gene encoding uncharacterized protein LOC130418476 isoform X5, which yields MGRLLETRTGSGAPGSPQFTDVTEKGSTESTESISSECVEDMNKSRMTPILRSAVKAVVERHEDDAINTSDEEHEELPYDGAHTNNKTVPDVHATYSNGSEIFAIMSVKETSNHKATKDVSPPLAVCHISDFLLRHFSQEELLNSSRMIEAETLPEISLMDSMDESVLSRVISHAPQINSEERETIQNKIQEPNSTTTKSHGLLNVTVSEDDMEEAANNCSNTNISNVSNSSYKPENMFFQDTASSRGSDVVSAGEDVHPKKSFSASSLDLSKADAPKVSFSRTRSFSDMKYGQGQVHYPLPDFSKVAPKVKIPKGNVSVKPISHSQSPALARVHSSPVILGKNTSSATADIISRVLEDSHIVFSDKEEQSGLAHQFQAEYDRLLAKYTDTENLIGQVRLTRNQQIHASSEPSVSINWSETTTNNDNVSKLTAKTPQAPTAGLGEEQCCLVQNSLTVQTEPQTLTDGERLTSDLREIISSFVHKVDEFKTCVNTMSMNVQEQQMILKSMMEAQDQLERNYLTKREEHRALEMQNYMGLARNTGEFDPDREVEGHIFRIGMQLEDIKEQIDRNICHLFNLPPSSPTPSPPPCKESSLASPHPSLHEESLFCNSTMRKNMENEEDEDFEVGDENNQGESSYILQCTFTTPTPGTSNEEDSLTTTGEEDFYEEFLTQGCPAALKQKPTYDRCEEKTAPGEGSFSSEGLHYTGPSAEPTKDKTQRFVRPEIDSGFGSTDISRPTTGLSHTSPDALSSSALSDDVISVASISASDSDASYSNERTTISVATRPVQPTVNNIDYEELHTTASDSNYITQNAALKFNKWGKASMPGGMSSHENTIEGGGPVHLGKNNAAYETPNRDRHLSSHCSCHNSEVILALQYEVSLLKRALEESLSYLPHMSRRADCLTSRSPSENRHRTQTHGSNSRRVKTDTSLRRTEDWISSDMEPSNSKEVEDSDQTLSFQRAFSPPHEQTHGRLSSLSDRRSRDTRSPSKASVQSTSQFDPSRSHQRASTGLSTNNKSADTRPIYKSPTHRQAMGNLGNTFINSKKSASLFTAHPSHKTLLQVNYGSSSSLPAGFKVRDQESKQPVSSRRRSTQSDSALLPSNVFFQRMSPRTPGRRHYKSREESMHKTLDKALQAAFLMKQTTDRMADALSGDLAKAQLQKKLYGMHPLRSRTRNCDLLSTCSSQANRKL from the exons ATGGGACGCCTGCTGGAGACGCGGACG GGGTCAGGTGCACCCGGAAGCCCACAATTCACAG ATGTGACTGAAAAGGGCTCCACAGAGAGTACAGAATCGATCAGCAGTGAGTGTGTAGAGGATATGAATAAGTCAAGAATGACCCCAATTCTCAGATCTGCAGTAAAGGCAGTTGTTGAAAGACATGAGGATGATGCAATCAACACCAGCGATGAAGAACACGAGGAGCTCCCGTACGACGGTGCACACACCAATAACAAAACAGTCCCCGACGTCCATGCAACCTATTCAAATGGGTCTGAAATATTTGCTATAATGTCTGTTAAAGAAACATCCAATCACAAAGCAACAAAAGATGTGTCTCCTCCCTTAGCCGTGTGCCACATTTCTGACTTCCTGCTCAGACACTTCTCCCAGGAGGAGCTTCTCAACTCAAGCAGGATGATTGAAGCAGAGACCCTACCAGAAATCTCTCTGATGGACAGCATGGATGAATCGGTGTTGAGTCGAGTAATTTCTCACGCTCCACAGATAAACTCAGAAGAGAGGGAAACGATTCAGAACAAAATACAGGAACCTAATTCCACAACAACTAAAAGTCATGGATTGCTCAATGTTACTGTTTCAGAAGACGATATGGAAGAAGCAGCAAACAACTGTAGcaatacaaacatttcaaatgtgtcAAACTCATCTTACAAGcctgaaaatatgttttttcaggACACAGCTTCCAGTCGAGGGAGTGATGTGGTGTCCGCTGGTGAAGATGTTCATCCTAAGAAGAGCTTCAGTGCCAGCTCTCTAGATCTGTCTAAAGCAGATGCACCCAAAGTGTCCTTCAGCAGAACCCGGTCCTTCAGTGATATGAAATATGGACAGGGACAGGTGCATTACCCCTTACCTGACTTCTCTAAAGTGGCACCTAAAGTCAAAATACCTAAAGGTAATGTAAGCGTTAAACCCATCAGTCACAGTCAGTCACCAGCTTTAGCACGAGTCCACTCCTCCCCGGTAATTCTGGGTAAAAACACCTCCTCAGCCACAGCTGACATCATCAGCAGGGTTTTAGAGGACTCACACATTGTGTTCTCGGATAAGGAAGAACAATCTGGACTAGCACATCAATTTCAG GCTGAGTATGACAGGTTACTCGCTaaatacacagacacagaaaatCTTATCGGCCAGGTAAGACTAACCAGGAATCAA CAGATTCATGCTTCCAGTGAGCCTTCTGTGTCTATTAACTGGAGTGAGACAACTACTAACAATGACAACGTCAGCAAACTGACAGCAAAGACCCCACAGGCACCAACTGCAG GTTTAGGTGAGGAGCAGTGCTGTCTGGTGCAGAACTCTCTTACTGTACAGACAGAACCTCAGACACTGACAGACGGGGAAAGACTGACTTCTGACCTTAGAGAAATAATCAGCTCATTTGTACACAAG GTGGATGAATTCAAAACATGTGTCAACACCATGTCAATGAATGTGCAGGAGCAACAGATG ATACTGAAAAGCATGATGGAGGCCCAGGACCAGTTGGAGAGGAATTACCTCACAAAAAGGGAAGAGCATCGTGCTCTTGAAATGCAAAACTACATGGGACTGGCCAGAAACACAGGAGAGTTTGATCCTGACAG GGAGGTGGAGGGGCATATTTTCAGGATAGGGATGCAACTGGAGGACATAAAAGAACAGATCGACAGAAACATCTGCCATCTTTTCAATCTTCCTCCATCATCGCCCACTCCCTCTCCTCCACCTTGTAAAGAAAGCTCCCTCGCATCACCCCATCCATCACTGCATGAG GAATCACTTTTCTGCAACTCCACCATGAGAAAAAACATGGAGAATGAAGAAGATGAGGATTTTGAAGTGGGCGATGAAAATAACCAAGGCGAAAGCAGCTATATTTTACA GTGTACCTTCACCACTCCAACACCTGGAACTAGCAATGAAGAAGACAGCCTGACGACAACAGGAGAAGAAGACTTCTATGAGGAATTTCTGACACAGGGGTGTCCAGCTGCATTAAAGCAAAAGCCGACATATGACAG ATGTGAGGAGAAGACTGCACCAGGTGAAGGGTCCTTCTCAAGTGAAGGACTTCATTATACAGGACCCTCTGCTGAGCCAACCAAAGACAAAACACAG aGATTTGTGAGACCAGAAATTGACAGTGGCTTTGGCAGTACGGACATAAGCCGGCCCACCACAGGACTCTCCCACACATCCCCTGATGCTTTAAG TTCTTCTGCATtatctgatgatgtcatcagcgTGGCCAGTATAAGTGCTTCTGACAGCGATGCCTCATATTCCAATGAACGAACAACTATATCTGTAGCAACACGGCCTGTACAGCCTACAGTGAACAACATTGATTATGAAGAGCTGCACACAACCGCCTCTGATAGCAACTACATTACCCAGAATGCAGCATTAAAATTTAATAAATGGGGAAAAGCATCAATGCCTGGTGGCATGTCCAGTCATGAGAACACGATTGAGGGAGGAGGACCCGTTCACCTGGGAAAGAACAATGCTGCATATGAGACACCAAACAGAGACAGACATTTATCATCACACTGTTCATGTCACAA TAGTGAGGTTATCCTTGCACTCCAGTACGAGGTTTCCCTCCTCAAGAGGGCGCTAGAGGAGAGTCTTAGTTACCTACCTCACATGAGCAGGCGGGCTGATTGCCTGACCAGCAGGTCTCCTTCGGAGAATAGGCATAGAACACAAACCCATGGCTCCAACAG CAGACGCGTGAAGACAGACACAAGCCTTCGGAGGACTGAGGACTGGATCTCTTCTGATATGGAGCCCAGTAACAGTAAAG AAGTTGAAGATTCAGACCAAACATTGAGTTTCCAGAGAGCCTTCAGTCCACCTCATGAACAAACACACGGCCGCCTCAGCTCTCTCTCTGACAGAAGATCACGTGACACCAGGTCCCCATCCAAGG CCTCAGTACAAAGCACATCTCAGTTTGACCCGTCCAGAAGTCATCAGAGGGCGAGCACTGGGCTATCCACCAACAACAAAAGTGCAGACACCAGGCCAATTTACAAAAGTCCCACCCATAGACAAGCAA TGGGAAACCTGGGGAATACCTTTATAAACAGCAAAAAATCTGCCTCACTTTTTACTGCTCATCCTTCCCATAAAACTCTGCTGCAGGTCAACTATGGATCCTCCAGTAGTCTACCTGCTGG GTTTAAAGTGAGGGATCAGGAGTCAAAACAGCCTGTGTCCAGCAGGAGACGCTCTACACAATCTGACTCAGCACTGCTGCCCAGTAACGTCTTCTTTCAGCGAATGTCGCCGCGAACCCCTGGAAGGAGACATTACAAGAGCAGG GAGGAATCAATGCATAAGACTTTAGACAAGGCCTTGCAGGCGGCTTTTCTGATGAAGCAGACAACAGACAGGATGGCTGACGCGCTCTCTGGTGACCTGGCAAAAGCTCAGCTCCAGAAAAAGTTATATGGCATGCATCCTCTAAGAAGCAGAACAAGAAACTGTGATTTACTCTCTACCTGCAGTTCTCAAGCAAACAGAAAATTATAA